AAGCGGCTGGCCCCGGTCACCGCCGTCGTGGCCTCGGCCGCGATGGTCCTGGCCGGTTGCGGTGGCTCCGATGACGACAAGGCCGCCGACAACAGCAAGCTGACGGTCTGGATGATGGGCGAGGGCAGCGAGGCGCAGACCAAGTTCCTCGACGGCGTCGAGACCGAGTTCCGGCAGAAGCACCCGGACACGGACGTGGTGGTCCAGTACATCCCCTGGCTCGAGGCGCCGAAGAAGTTCCAGGCCGCGCTCGCCGGCGGCGAGGGGCCGGACGTCACCGAGCTGGGCAACACCGAGACCCAGGGCTGGGCGGCGCAGGAGGCGCTGGCCGACGTGACCGACCGGATGAACGGCTGGACCGAGGGCAAGGACATCCTCCCCGACCTGGTCAAGAACGCCCAGCTCGACGGCAAGCAGTACGGCGTCCCGTGGTACGCCGGCGTCCGGGGGATGTACTACCGCACCGACTGGTTCGCCGAGGCGGGCGTGAAGCCGCCGACCAACTGGGACGAACTGGTCTCCGCCGCCAAGACCGTGCAGGCCAAGAAGCCGGGCACGTACGGCATCGCGCTGCCGGGCAACTCCGAGCTGCCCTTCTACTCGTTCCTGTGGGGCGCCGGCGCGGAGATCGCGACGCAGCAGGGTGACTCCTGGAAGTCCGGCTACAACACGCCCGAGGCGCAGAAGGCCGTCAAGTTCTGGACCGACATGGTGACCGTGCACAAGGTGGCCCCGCCGGCCGCCGCGGGTTGGAACGAGATCGACGCCCGGACCCAGTTCGCCACCGGCAAGGCGGCGATGGCCTTCGGCGGCAGCTGGCAGCAGGGCGCCATCAAGAAGGACAACCCGGAGATCGAGAAGGTCTGGGGCACGTTCCCGATCCCCGGCCCCGACGGCAAGGCGGCGCCCGGCTTCGCCGGCGGCTCCGACGTCGCGATCTGGAAGGACAGCGAGCGGCAGGACCTCGCCTGGGACTACCTGACCGTGCTGCTGAACAAGAAGAACGACCAGGCCTTCGCCGACAGCCTCGGCTTCTTCCCGGTCTACAAGGACCTGGTTGGCGGCGACAAGTACGCCAACGACAAGATCATGTCGGCGTTCGCCACCACGATGCAGAACACCAAGCTCACGCCGCTCACCCCGAAGTGGGTGGAGGTCAGCCGGACCAAGACGGTGACCCAGGCGATGAACAGCTCGGTCATGAAGGGTCAGAAGACGGTCGAGAAGGCTACCGCCGACGCGGCCGCGGAGATGGAAAGCATCCTCAACGCCAAGTGACCACGCTGACCGAGGCGCCGGAGACGGCCGCCGCGCGGGAGACCCCCGCGCGGCGGCGTCG
Above is a genomic segment from Micromonospora sp. M71_S20 containing:
- a CDS encoding sugar ABC transporter substrate-binding protein is translated as MNRWKRLAPVTAVVASAAMVLAGCGGSDDDKAADNSKLTVWMMGEGSEAQTKFLDGVETEFRQKHPDTDVVVQYIPWLEAPKKFQAALAGGEGPDVTELGNTETQGWAAQEALADVTDRMNGWTEGKDILPDLVKNAQLDGKQYGVPWYAGVRGMYYRTDWFAEAGVKPPTNWDELVSAAKTVQAKKPGTYGIALPGNSELPFYSFLWGAGAEIATQQGDSWKSGYNTPEAQKAVKFWTDMVTVHKVAPPAAAGWNEIDARTQFATGKAAMAFGGSWQQGAIKKDNPEIEKVWGTFPIPGPDGKAAPGFAGGSDVAIWKDSERQDLAWDYLTVLLNKKNDQAFADSLGFFPVYKDLVGGDKYANDKIMSAFATTMQNTKLTPLTPKWVEVSRTKTVTQAMNSSVMKGQKTVEKATADAAAEMESILNAK